A DNA window from Ctenopharyngodon idella isolate HZGC_01 chromosome 8, HZGC01, whole genome shotgun sequence contains the following coding sequences:
- the LOC127517209 gene encoding zinc finger protein 335-like isoform X3 — protein MDSDDMEVESSSDVGHSGMEEPSESGMGMESSEAMSADSSDAAAPPAATAPESDCHVGQSSEGLVVFIPETSSSTDVQRVHLPDSSSVAQSTSVSSVSTVTQSVLVSESVQVLVHSSAVSEGGMMVSDSTASTSSDLGSAIDKIIESTIGPDIMNGCIAVTSAEDGSAETTQYLILQGPDDGAPMVARMSSSALSNRIAIEALADGPTSTCLDQADLSENPQGSVEPDQPGHSGYREHDDSSSSCSRPDQPQHSQYIECSGGDDPDQTREARYIECSGAEPDQTSRHSGVTGYNVADSEEPLRGYAAECSGTNGSPQRRSFRSSRYVVECSDGFLEYDAERAEQPQHSRYIDSSMDDREHVSASEQEGSVVEEPQHSYMPQGSLYADEGTVRHSLADTMGSQLTDQMDCNDNLPGPYISSSGTYSTHPEPEAVESGVVVESGHRTPDMAELEEMMEVVIVQQFRCKMCPYKSVSKDTLINHMRDKHFKPTGVPGQKKRGRGRPRKAESKARAVAAVKKEEPPEEEEDDIIDAGALDDQGDSDYKPAEEEARPKLAASHTTPPSCSSSSSSTSRKRPRRMVGPPRKFLPESESPAVSQTNNAEDPQAPEEASSSGLENGTSSLSNGTAAEPGVSQSDSENKDPSSNTSPDDLEFLPKKRGRPSKRFLQKKYKKYMNRNKYYRSLKPLLRPHNCWICGSRFLSQEDLRFHVDSHEGNDPERFKCLQCSYRCKRWSSLKEHMFNHEGTKPYKCEVCDYSSVYKKDVIRHSAVHNKSKSRKTDMSCGNPSQVPKVSEFPCPICCRVYPMQKRLTQHMKTHSTEKPHMCDKCGKSFKKRYTFKMHLLTHIQNCGNSTFKCEFCEYTCNDKKHLLNHQLSHTNDKPFKCEECKYSTSKEDFLVSHIAIKHTGEKPFSCDMCHFTTRHRKNLRLHVQCRHPEAFDEWSRSHPEEPIRRRQTPVFTMEEIEELKLQQESQGFQGTIVTVNPITLQTMESIGNTSVSQDALGNTTIIYEQAQTTDLSAQNALDLLLNMSNARELQVAVLKTDGKTLETGTWPGAGSGSEPQKIVTFHVSENGDTLVQEAFEAATGAVEQEETTGVSQEVTQIGIGTYEGADFSVVEQASDETAHSSLEEPSAEPQVMEVSTEPLSISTPLKENKEKFFLSSGLTDGVLQQVELSSEAPGSPSLCPSPPSQQFNTKRFSCRICMEAFHGRSDMENHKRAHIDPKTFKCPDCDFTAPSWPEVKSHMAMHAYLRPHKCTSCSFASKNKKDLRRHMMTHTNEKPYACQVCGQRFNRNGHLKFHMERLHTQEPSPRKTRSVPSQQTIIVNSDEEALATLQNLQAGQTVISPERLQQALGQEHIIVAQDQSLSDQEEATYIQQITTVDGQTVQHLMTGDNQVTEVQYIISQDGVQHLLPREYVVVSDGNHIQMEDGRIAHIQYEHDGTFLQEQQIALSQDGQIQYVPITGEQQVVAPEDLEAAAHSAVTAVADAAMAQAQTVYTEATPEQLEQLQQQGIQYDVITFTEE, from the exons ATGGATTCTGATGACATGGAGGTGGAGAGCAGCAGTGATGTGGGGCATTCTGGGATGGAGGAGCCGTCAGAAAGCGGCATGGGCATGGAGTCTTCAGAAGCCATGTCAGCCGATAGCAGCGATGCAGCCGCTCCTCCTGCCGCCACGGCCCCAGAATCAGACTGTCACGTAGGACAGAGCTCAGAGGGACTTGTG GTGTTTATCCCAGAGACAAGCTCCAGTACAGATGTCCAAAGAGTTCATCTCCCAGACTCCTCTTCTGTCGCCCAGTCAACCAGTGTGTCCAGCGTCTCCACGGTGACACAATCGGTCCTGGTGTCGGAGTCTGTCCAGGTCCTGGTGCACTCCAGTGCTGTTTCTGAAGGAGGGATGATGGTTTCTGATTCCACTGCTTCAACCTCTTCAGATCTTGGCTCAGCTATTGATAAGATCATTGAATCCACCATTGGACCTGACATTATGAATG GATGTATTGCAGTTACAAGCGCAGAGGACGGCAGTGCAGAGACTACACAGTATCTGATACTCCAAGGTCCTGATGATG GAGCTCCTATGGTGGCTCGGATGTCTTCCTCTGCGCTGTCGAACCGCATTGCCATTGAAGCCCTTGCAGATGGACCCACCTCCACTTGCCTGGACCAGGCAGACCTGTCAGAAAACCCGCAGGGCAGCGTGGAACCCGACCAGCCTGGACACTCTGGATACCGTGAGCACGacgacagcagcagcagctgcagCCGCCCAGACCAGCCTCAGCACTCCCAGTACATAGAATGCAGTGGAGGAGATGACCCAGACCAGACCAGGGAGGCTCGGTACATTGAGTGCTCAGGAGCCGAACCAGACCAGACCTCACGTCATTCTGGGGTCACCGGCTACAACGTGGCTGACTCGGAAGAACCTCTACGGGGTTATGCAGCAGAGTGCAGCGGAACGAACGGTAGCCCTCAGAGACGCTCGTTTCGCTCCTCTCGCTATGTCGTAGAGTGCAGTGATGGGTTTTTGGAGTACGATGCAGAGAGGGCGGAGCAGCCACAGCATTCACGTTATATCGACAGTAGCATGGATGATAGGGAGCACGTCTCAGCCTCGGAGCAGGAAGGAAGTGTGGTAGAAGAGCCCCAGCACTCCTACATGCCGCAGGGCTCACTATATGCCGATGAGGGCACTGTTCGCCACTCCCTGGCTGACACAATGGGGTCCCAGCTCACCGATCAAATGGACTGCAATGATAACTTGCCTGGCCCATACATAAGTAGCAGTGGGACCTATTCCACCCACCCAGAGCCTGAAGCAGTGGAGTCTGGGGTGGTGGTTGAGTCCGGGCACAGAACCCCAGACATGGCCGAACTGGAGGAAATGATGGAAGTTGTGATCGTACAGCAGTTTAGGTGTAAGATGTGCCCATATAAAAGTGTCTCTAAGGATACGCTCATCAACCATATGAGAGACAAACACTTTAAACCAACAG GTGTTCCAGGCCAAAAGAAACGTGGACGGGGACGTCCTCGAAAGGCCGAAAGCAAAGCACGAGCGGTCGCAGCGGTCAAAAAGGAGGAGCCGCCAGAAGAGGAAGAAGATGACATCATTGATGCGGGCGCTCTTGATGATCAAG GTGACAGTGATTACAAGCCAGCTGAAGAAGAGGCCAGGCCCAAATTGGCTGCCAGTCACACCACTCCTCCTTCCTGctcttcatcatcttcctctACCTCACGGAAACGTCCCCGCAGGATGGTGGGGCCACCCCGCAAATTCCTTCCTGAGTCAG AGTCACCAGCAGTGTCTCAAACAAACAATGCAGAGGACCCTCAGGCTCCTGAAGAAGCAAGTTCCTCTGGATTGGAGAATGGAACTTCCTCATTATCCAATGGGACGGCAGCGGAACCAGGCGTCAGCCAGTCAGATTCAGAGAACAAAGATCCCTCATCAAACACAAGCCCTGATGACCTGGAATTTTTGCCCAAAAAACGAGGCCGGCCTTCAAAACGTTTTCTTCAGAAGAAGTACAAAAAGTACATGAATCGCAA taaatactACAGATCTCTTAAGCCTCTGCTGAGGCCTCATAACTGCTGGATCTGTGGCTCTCGCTTTCTGTCACAAGAGGATCTCAGATTCCACGTGGATTCTCATGAGGGAAACGACCCTGAGCGCTTCAAGTGCCTGCAGTGCAGCTACCGCTGCAAACGGTGGTCCTCACTGAAG GAGCACATGTTCAATCATGAAGGTACAAAACCTTACAAATGTGAGGTATGTGATTACTCCAGTGTTTACAAGAAAGATGTGATCCGGCATTCAGCCGTCCACAACAAAAGCAA GAGTCGGAAGACAGATATG TCTTGTGGAAATCCTTCACAGGTTCCCAAAGTGTCCGAGTTTCCATGCCCCATCTGCTGCCGCGTGTACCCCATGCAGAAACGCCTGACGCAGCACATGAAGACACACAGCACGGAGAAACCTCACATGTGTGACAAG TGTGGGAAATCCTTCAAGAAGCGCTACACTTTCAAAATGCATCTTCTCACGCACATACAAAACTGTGGCAACAGCAC GTTTAAGTGTGAGTTTTGTGAGTACACCTGCAATGACAAGAAGCACCTGCTCAATCACCAGCTGTCCCACACCAATGACAAACCTTTCAAATGTGAAGAGTGCAAATACTCCACGAGTAAAGAGGATTTCCTGGTGTCCCACATTGCTATTAAACACACTG GTGAAAAGCCCTTCTCCTGCGACATGTGCCACTTCACAACAAGACATAGAAAGAACCTGCGGCTGCATGTGCAGTGTCGCCACCCCGAGGCCTTCGATGAGTGGAGTCGATCCCACCCAGAGGAGCCAATTCGTCGACGGCAGACACCCGTTTTCACCATGGAGGAGATTGAGGAGCTGAAATTACAGCAAGAATCCCAGGGATTTCAGGGGACCATT GTAACGGTAAACCCCATTACTCTCCAAACCATGGAGTCCATAGGGAACACATCTGTATCCCAAGATGCACTGGGAAACACTACCATCATTTATGAGCAAG CCCAGACTACAGACCTCTCAGCCCAGAATGCTCTAGATCTGTTGCTAAACATGAGTAACGCCAGAGAACTGCAG GTGGCGGTGCTAAAAACAGACGGTAAGACTCTAGAGACGGGAACGTGGCCCGGAGCTGGCTCTGGGAGTGAGCCTCAAAAGATCGTCACCTTCCATGTGTCAGAAAATGGGGACACTCTGGTTCAGGAGGCGTTTGAGGCGGCTACAGGGGCCGTGGAGCAAGAGGAGACAACTGGTGTGTCGCAGGAAGTGACACAGATTGGCATCGGTACATACGAGGGAGCAGATTTCAGTGTGGTTGAGCAGGCCTCCGACGAGACGGCACACAG CAGTTTAGAGGAGCCTTCAGCAGAGCCTCAGGTCATGGAAGTGAGCACGGAGCCCTTGTCCATCTCTACACCTCTCAAAGAGAATAAAGAGAAGTTTTTCCTGAGCTCAGGCTTGACTGATGGAGTCCTGCAGCAGGTAGAG CTAAGCAGTGAAGCTCCAGGTTCCCCTTCCCTGTGTCCATCGCCCCCTTCTCAACAGTTCAACACCAAACGCTTCTCCTGTCGCATCTGCATGGAGGCTTTCCACGGCCGCTCGGACATGGAGAACCACAAGAGGGCGCACATAGACCCCAAAACATTCAAGTGTCCAGACTGTGACTTTACAGCACCTTCTTGGCCAGAAGTCAAG TCTCACATGGCCATGCACGCATATTTGAGACCTCATAAATGCACCAGCTGCAGTTTTGCTTCTAAAAACAAGAAAGACCTGAGACGCCACATGATGACACACACCAATGAGAAGCCTTACGCCTGTCAGGTCTGCGGCCAGAG GTTTAACCGTAACGGCCATCTAAAGTTTCACATGGAAAGGCTTCACACTCAGGAACCTTCGCCCCGTAAAACCCGCTCTGTCCCCTCTCAGCAGACCATCATCGTTAACAGCGATGAAGAAGCTTTAGCCACACTACAGA ATCTGCAGGCGGGTCAGACAGTCATCAGTCCGGAGAGGTTGCAGCAGGCTTTGGGTCAGGAACACATCATTGTGGCCCAGGATCAGTCGCTTTCTGACCAG GAGGAGGCGACATATATTCAGCAGATCACAACAGTAGATGGACAGACGGTACAGCACTTAATGACTGGAGACAATCAGGTCACTGAG GTCCAGTATATCATCTCTCAGGATGGAGTTCAACACCTTCTCCCACGGGAATATGTGGTGGTATCTGACGGAAACCACATTCAG ATGGAGGATGGGCGGATCGCTCACATTCAGTACGAGCATGATGGGACGTTTCTGCAGGAGCAACAG ATTGCTCTGTCTCAGGATGGACAGATCCAGTACGTCCCCATCACTGGCGAGCAGCAGGTTGTCGCCCCTGAGGACCTGGAGGCAGCCGCCCATTCCGCTGTCACTG ctGTTGCAGACGCAGCCATGGCTCAGGCTCAGACGGTTTACACAGAGGCCACACCTGAACAACTGGAGCAGCTGCAACAGCAGGGCATCCAGTATGACGTCATCACTTTTACCGAGGAGTAA
- the LOC127517209 gene encoding zinc finger protein 335-like isoform X4, with amino-acid sequence MDSDDMEVESSSDVGHSGMEEPSESGMGMESSEAMSADSSDAAAPPAATAPESDCHVGQSSEGLVVFIPETSSSTDVQRVHLPDSSSVAQSTSVSSVSTVTQSVLVSESVQVLVHSSAVSEGGMMVSDSTASTSSDLGSAIDKIIESTIGPDIMNGCIAVTSAEDGSAETTQYLILQGPDDGAPMVARMSSSALSNRIAIEALADGPTSTCLDQADLSENPQGSVEPDQPGHSGYREHDDSSSSCSRPDQPQHSQYIECSGGDDPDQTREARYIECSGAEPDQTSRHSGVTGYNVADSEEPLRGYAAECSGTNGSPQRRSFRSSRYVVECSDGFLEYDAERAEQPQHSRYIDSSMDDREHVSASEQEGSVVEEPQHSYMPQGSLYADEGTVRHSLADTMGSQLTDQMDCNDNLPGPYISSSGTYSTHPEPEAVESGVVVESGHRTPDMAELEEMMEVVIVQQFRCKMCPYKSVSKDTLINHMRDKHFKPTGVPGQKKRGRGRPRKAESKARAVAAVKKEEPPEEEEDDIIDAGALDDQGDSDYKPAEEEARPKLAASHTTPPSCSSSSSSTSRKRPRRMVGPPRKFLPESESPAVSQTNNAEDPQAPEEASSSGLENGTSSLSNGTAAEPGVSQSDSENKDPSSNTSPDDLEFLPKKRGRPSKRFLQKKYKKYMNRNKYYRSLKPLLRPHNCWICGSRFLSQEDLRFHVDSHEGNDPERFKCLQCSYRCKRWSSLKEHMFNHEGTKPYKCEVCDYSSVYKKDVIRHSAVHNKSKSRKTDMVPKVSEFPCPICCRVYPMQKRLTQHMKTHSTEKPHMCDKCGKSFKKRYTFKMHLLTHIQNCGNSTFKCEFCEYTCNDKKHLLNHQLSHTNDKPFKCEECKYSTSKEDFLVSHIAIKHTGEKPFSCDMCHFTTRHRKNLRLHVQCRHPEAFDEWSRSHPEEPIRRRQTPVFTMEEIEELKLQQESQGFQGTIVTVNPITLQTMESIGNTSVSQDALGNTTIIYEQAQTTDLSAQNALDLLLNMSNARELQTLHSSQVAVLKTDGKTLETGTWPGAGSGSEPQKIVTFHVSENGDTLVQEAFEAATGAVEQEETTGVSQEVTQIGIGTYEGADFSVVEQASDETAHSSLEEPSAEPQVMEVSTEPLSISTPLKENKEKFFLSSGLTDGVLQQVELSSEAPGSPSLCPSPPSQQFNTKRFSCRICMEAFHGRSDMENHKRAHIDPKTFKCPDCDFTAPSWPEVKSHMAMHAYLRPHKCTSCSFASKNKKDLRRHMMTHTNEKPYACQVCGQRFNRNGHLKFHMERLHTQEPSPRKTRSVPSQQTIIVNSDEEALATLQNLQAGQTVISPERLQQALGQEHIIVAQDQSLSDQEEATYIQQITTVDGQTVQHLMTGDNQVTEVQYIISQDGVQHLLPREYVVVSDGNHIQMEDGRIAHIQYEHDGTFLQEQQIALSQDGQIQYVPITGEQQVVAPEDLEAAAHSAVTAVADAAMAQAQTVYTEATPEQLEQLQQQGIQYDVITFTEE; translated from the exons ATGGATTCTGATGACATGGAGGTGGAGAGCAGCAGTGATGTGGGGCATTCTGGGATGGAGGAGCCGTCAGAAAGCGGCATGGGCATGGAGTCTTCAGAAGCCATGTCAGCCGATAGCAGCGATGCAGCCGCTCCTCCTGCCGCCACGGCCCCAGAATCAGACTGTCACGTAGGACAGAGCTCAGAGGGACTTGTG GTGTTTATCCCAGAGACAAGCTCCAGTACAGATGTCCAAAGAGTTCATCTCCCAGACTCCTCTTCTGTCGCCCAGTCAACCAGTGTGTCCAGCGTCTCCACGGTGACACAATCGGTCCTGGTGTCGGAGTCTGTCCAGGTCCTGGTGCACTCCAGTGCTGTTTCTGAAGGAGGGATGATGGTTTCTGATTCCACTGCTTCAACCTCTTCAGATCTTGGCTCAGCTATTGATAAGATCATTGAATCCACCATTGGACCTGACATTATGAATG GATGTATTGCAGTTACAAGCGCAGAGGACGGCAGTGCAGAGACTACACAGTATCTGATACTCCAAGGTCCTGATGATG GAGCTCCTATGGTGGCTCGGATGTCTTCCTCTGCGCTGTCGAACCGCATTGCCATTGAAGCCCTTGCAGATGGACCCACCTCCACTTGCCTGGACCAGGCAGACCTGTCAGAAAACCCGCAGGGCAGCGTGGAACCCGACCAGCCTGGACACTCTGGATACCGTGAGCACGacgacagcagcagcagctgcagCCGCCCAGACCAGCCTCAGCACTCCCAGTACATAGAATGCAGTGGAGGAGATGACCCAGACCAGACCAGGGAGGCTCGGTACATTGAGTGCTCAGGAGCCGAACCAGACCAGACCTCACGTCATTCTGGGGTCACCGGCTACAACGTGGCTGACTCGGAAGAACCTCTACGGGGTTATGCAGCAGAGTGCAGCGGAACGAACGGTAGCCCTCAGAGACGCTCGTTTCGCTCCTCTCGCTATGTCGTAGAGTGCAGTGATGGGTTTTTGGAGTACGATGCAGAGAGGGCGGAGCAGCCACAGCATTCACGTTATATCGACAGTAGCATGGATGATAGGGAGCACGTCTCAGCCTCGGAGCAGGAAGGAAGTGTGGTAGAAGAGCCCCAGCACTCCTACATGCCGCAGGGCTCACTATATGCCGATGAGGGCACTGTTCGCCACTCCCTGGCTGACACAATGGGGTCCCAGCTCACCGATCAAATGGACTGCAATGATAACTTGCCTGGCCCATACATAAGTAGCAGTGGGACCTATTCCACCCACCCAGAGCCTGAAGCAGTGGAGTCTGGGGTGGTGGTTGAGTCCGGGCACAGAACCCCAGACATGGCCGAACTGGAGGAAATGATGGAAGTTGTGATCGTACAGCAGTTTAGGTGTAAGATGTGCCCATATAAAAGTGTCTCTAAGGATACGCTCATCAACCATATGAGAGACAAACACTTTAAACCAACAG GTGTTCCAGGCCAAAAGAAACGTGGACGGGGACGTCCTCGAAAGGCCGAAAGCAAAGCACGAGCGGTCGCAGCGGTCAAAAAGGAGGAGCCGCCAGAAGAGGAAGAAGATGACATCATTGATGCGGGCGCTCTTGATGATCAAG GTGACAGTGATTACAAGCCAGCTGAAGAAGAGGCCAGGCCCAAATTGGCTGCCAGTCACACCACTCCTCCTTCCTGctcttcatcatcttcctctACCTCACGGAAACGTCCCCGCAGGATGGTGGGGCCACCCCGCAAATTCCTTCCTGAGTCAG AGTCACCAGCAGTGTCTCAAACAAACAATGCAGAGGACCCTCAGGCTCCTGAAGAAGCAAGTTCCTCTGGATTGGAGAATGGAACTTCCTCATTATCCAATGGGACGGCAGCGGAACCAGGCGTCAGCCAGTCAGATTCAGAGAACAAAGATCCCTCATCAAACACAAGCCCTGATGACCTGGAATTTTTGCCCAAAAAACGAGGCCGGCCTTCAAAACGTTTTCTTCAGAAGAAGTACAAAAAGTACATGAATCGCAA taaatactACAGATCTCTTAAGCCTCTGCTGAGGCCTCATAACTGCTGGATCTGTGGCTCTCGCTTTCTGTCACAAGAGGATCTCAGATTCCACGTGGATTCTCATGAGGGAAACGACCCTGAGCGCTTCAAGTGCCTGCAGTGCAGCTACCGCTGCAAACGGTGGTCCTCACTGAAG GAGCACATGTTCAATCATGAAGGTACAAAACCTTACAAATGTGAGGTATGTGATTACTCCAGTGTTTACAAGAAAGATGTGATCCGGCATTCAGCCGTCCACAACAAAAGCAA GAGTCGGAAGACAGATATG GTTCCCAAAGTGTCCGAGTTTCCATGCCCCATCTGCTGCCGCGTGTACCCCATGCAGAAACGCCTGACGCAGCACATGAAGACACACAGCACGGAGAAACCTCACATGTGTGACAAG TGTGGGAAATCCTTCAAGAAGCGCTACACTTTCAAAATGCATCTTCTCACGCACATACAAAACTGTGGCAACAGCAC GTTTAAGTGTGAGTTTTGTGAGTACACCTGCAATGACAAGAAGCACCTGCTCAATCACCAGCTGTCCCACACCAATGACAAACCTTTCAAATGTGAAGAGTGCAAATACTCCACGAGTAAAGAGGATTTCCTGGTGTCCCACATTGCTATTAAACACACTG GTGAAAAGCCCTTCTCCTGCGACATGTGCCACTTCACAACAAGACATAGAAAGAACCTGCGGCTGCATGTGCAGTGTCGCCACCCCGAGGCCTTCGATGAGTGGAGTCGATCCCACCCAGAGGAGCCAATTCGTCGACGGCAGACACCCGTTTTCACCATGGAGGAGATTGAGGAGCTGAAATTACAGCAAGAATCCCAGGGATTTCAGGGGACCATT GTAACGGTAAACCCCATTACTCTCCAAACCATGGAGTCCATAGGGAACACATCTGTATCCCAAGATGCACTGGGAAACACTACCATCATTTATGAGCAAG CCCAGACTACAGACCTCTCAGCCCAGAATGCTCTAGATCTGTTGCTAAACATGAGTAACGCCAGAGAACTGCAG ACTCTTCACTCTTCTCAGGTGGCGGTGCTAAAAACAGACGGTAAGACTCTAGAGACGGGAACGTGGCCCGGAGCTGGCTCTGGGAGTGAGCCTCAAAAGATCGTCACCTTCCATGTGTCAGAAAATGGGGACACTCTGGTTCAGGAGGCGTTTGAGGCGGCTACAGGGGCCGTGGAGCAAGAGGAGACAACTGGTGTGTCGCAGGAAGTGACACAGATTGGCATCGGTACATACGAGGGAGCAGATTTCAGTGTGGTTGAGCAGGCCTCCGACGAGACGGCACACAG CAGTTTAGAGGAGCCTTCAGCAGAGCCTCAGGTCATGGAAGTGAGCACGGAGCCCTTGTCCATCTCTACACCTCTCAAAGAGAATAAAGAGAAGTTTTTCCTGAGCTCAGGCTTGACTGATGGAGTCCTGCAGCAGGTAGAG CTAAGCAGTGAAGCTCCAGGTTCCCCTTCCCTGTGTCCATCGCCCCCTTCTCAACAGTTCAACACCAAACGCTTCTCCTGTCGCATCTGCATGGAGGCTTTCCACGGCCGCTCGGACATGGAGAACCACAAGAGGGCGCACATAGACCCCAAAACATTCAAGTGTCCAGACTGTGACTTTACAGCACCTTCTTGGCCAGAAGTCAAG TCTCACATGGCCATGCACGCATATTTGAGACCTCATAAATGCACCAGCTGCAGTTTTGCTTCTAAAAACAAGAAAGACCTGAGACGCCACATGATGACACACACCAATGAGAAGCCTTACGCCTGTCAGGTCTGCGGCCAGAG GTTTAACCGTAACGGCCATCTAAAGTTTCACATGGAAAGGCTTCACACTCAGGAACCTTCGCCCCGTAAAACCCGCTCTGTCCCCTCTCAGCAGACCATCATCGTTAACAGCGATGAAGAAGCTTTAGCCACACTACAGA ATCTGCAGGCGGGTCAGACAGTCATCAGTCCGGAGAGGTTGCAGCAGGCTTTGGGTCAGGAACACATCATTGTGGCCCAGGATCAGTCGCTTTCTGACCAG GAGGAGGCGACATATATTCAGCAGATCACAACAGTAGATGGACAGACGGTACAGCACTTAATGACTGGAGACAATCAGGTCACTGAG GTCCAGTATATCATCTCTCAGGATGGAGTTCAACACCTTCTCCCACGGGAATATGTGGTGGTATCTGACGGAAACCACATTCAG ATGGAGGATGGGCGGATCGCTCACATTCAGTACGAGCATGATGGGACGTTTCTGCAGGAGCAACAG ATTGCTCTGTCTCAGGATGGACAGATCCAGTACGTCCCCATCACTGGCGAGCAGCAGGTTGTCGCCCCTGAGGACCTGGAGGCAGCCGCCCATTCCGCTGTCACTG ctGTTGCAGACGCAGCCATGGCTCAGGCTCAGACGGTTTACACAGAGGCCACACCTGAACAACTGGAGCAGCTGCAACAGCAGGGCATCCAGTATGACGTCATCACTTTTACCGAGGAGTAA